In the Pseudomonadota bacterium genome, CGACGCAGATAGTCGCGCAGGAACGTGTCGAATCGCACCCGACCCACATGCGTCTCGAGGCAGCGCAAGAAGAGGTAGCCCTTCTCGTAGGGTACCGACGAGTAGACCTCGTCCGGATCGACCCCCGTCAGATGGGTTCGCAGATGCGTCATCTCGGGGCGCTGCGCGAACTGGGCCACCGACTCCTCGAGCGCGCGCCGGCCGATGGCCGCTTGCAGCGCCGCCACCTCCGCACCGTCGAGCGCCTCGACGATGCGGCGCTCCGCAAATACGGTGAATCCCTCATTGAGCCAGAAGTGCTCGGCGTCAGCGTTCGAGACGAGGTTCCCTGTCCACGAGTGGGCCAGCTCGTGCGCCAGCACGTTCACGAGCGAGCGATCTCCCGCCAGGAGCGTGGGCGTGAGAAAGGTGAGGCAGGGGTTCTCCATCCCGCCATAGGGGAACGACGACGGCATGGTGAGGATGTCGAAGCGATCCCAATCGTAGCCCCCGAACAGCGCCTCAGAGGCGGTGATCATGGCGTCGACCCCGGCAAACTCGTACGCCGCGCGGTCGATGACCGACGGCTCGGCCCAGACCCGAGAGCGTGGCCCGAGCTCAGCCGAGACGAGCTCGCCCACGGCCAGGGCGAAGAGATACGGCGGGATGGGGTGGCGCAAGGCATACCGCTCCACCGCCGTCTCCCCCCGTTCCTCGCGCCCCACGAACGCGGCGGCCATGAGGCCTCGGAGCGCGTGCGGCACCTCGAGCTCTGCCTCGTAGGTGAGGCGGATGCGAGGGGTGTCCTGCAAGGGAACCACCGACCGCGCGTGGATGGCCTGGCACTGGCTGAAGAGGAACGGGTGGTTCCCCCCCGACGTCTGCGCCGGCAGCAGCCATTGCAG is a window encoding:
- a CDS encoding M1 family peptidase, which produces MSRLDPHSCNDSAQPEARHLTWRARVDFAARRLEAEAVLHFDEEITGALDLDTRDLEITSVTDDAGRSVPYRLDAPDPVLGSVLRLDLETATRTVTMRYRTSPDASALQWLLPAQTSGGNHPFLFSQCQAIHARSVVPLQDTPRIRLTYEAELEVPHALRGLMAAAFVGREERGETAVERYALRHPIPPYLFALAVGELVSAELGPRSRVWAEPSVIDRAAYEFAGVDAMITASEALFGGYDWDRFDILTMPSSFPYGGMENPCLTFLTPTLLAGDRSLVNVLAHELAHSWTGNLVSNADAEHFWLNEGFTVFAERRIVEALDGAEVAALQAAIGRRALEESVAQFAQRPEMTHLRTHLTGVDPDEVYSSVPYEKGYLFLRCLETHVGRVRFDTFLRDYLRRHRFQSVTTDAFVAFTEEQLPGALAAVSADAWLDGPGIPSNAPRSTSARLEAVLALGTEVPSAAIADTWSPAEWQIYLESLPRPAPEGVCDALDKRFSLTGSGNAEIVFSWLTLAVESRYDVVLARVEQALGEVGRMKFLKPLYSALNDRPDTCALARRIFERHREGYHPIAQQVIRQMLHAAPVS